The proteins below come from a single Alnus glutinosa chromosome 9, dhAlnGlut1.1, whole genome shotgun sequence genomic window:
- the LOC133878676 gene encoding uncharacterized protein LOC133878676 translates to MNFDFPGRLPWFRAQPNNDLVTTLNSRTTLTERPNQKAFLGIKLWGWSLLSFFPWAINSGDKIGRPATINRGLRRRAQPFGAVDNDGKVVPLRFKPYVSKVPWHTGARAFLSQLFPRYGHYCGPNWSSGKDGGSLIWDKRPIDWLDFCCYCHDIGYDSHDQAELLKADLVFLECLERPHMRTKGDAHTAFLYKMMCISGLKNILIPYRSHLVKLQFGQPLIDFGWLSNVRWRSWKFQKPSR, encoded by the exons ATGAATTTCGACTTTCCTGGCCGTCTCCCATGGTTTAGGGCCCAGCCAAACAATGATTTGGTGACAACCCTTAATTCCAGGACCACCCTTACTGAAAGACCTAACCAAAAAGCTTTTTTGGGTATCAAGTTGTGGGGATGGTCCCTGCTTTCATTTTTTCCATGGGCAATCAATTCTGGAGATAAAATTGGAAGACCAGCTACCATTAATAGAGGATTAAGGAGAAGAGCGCAACCTTTTGGGGCTGTTGACAATGATGGCAAGGTTGTGCCATTGCGCTTCAAACCATATGTCTCTAAGGTTCCATGGCATACGGGCGCAAGAGCGTTTCTTTCTCAGTTATTCCCACGTTATGGGCATTATTGTGGACCTAATTGGTCAAGCGGGAAAGATGGTGGATCTCTAATTTGGGACAAGCGGCCAATCGATTGGCTGGACTTCTGCTGCTACTGCCACGATATTGGTTATGACAGTCATGATCAGGCCGAGCTGCTGAAGGCTGACTTGGTGTTTCTTGAGTGCTTGGAGAGGCCTCATATGAGAACAAAAGGAGATGCTCATACTGCTTTTCTGTATAAGATGATGTGCATTTCAG GTCTCAAGAATATACTAATACCTTATAGAAGCCACCTTGTGAAGCTACAGTTTGGGCAACCTTTGATTGATTTTGGGTGGCTAAGCAATGTTAGATGGAGAAGTTGGAAGTTTCAGAAACCTTCAAGATAG